In Nostoc sp. GT001, a genomic segment contains:
- a CDS encoding alcohol dehydrogenase catalytic domain-containing protein translates to MLAALLYGQEDLRLEEVSDPTPAAGEVVIQVGTATTCGTDLKVWRRGGHARMLIPPTLFGHEGAGRIVALGTGVTNWQVGDRIVANNSAPCMKCFFCQRQEYSLCPNLTWNNGTFAQYLKIPAPIVEHNMLQIPDELPWELAAMTEPLACVLHGVARSNIKPKDKVVVLGDGAIGLMFVAALSEKAEVLLWGGNNHRLEIGQKLGATQTFNYHQIPDIPSVVKEFTQGWGADVVIEATGVPSVWETAIACARPGATVNLFGGCPRDTSITVNTEQLHYSELTIKGVFHNTPEYVRSALALIASRKIPFELLISEQRPLKDLEQVFSDMKARKVIKVAIIP, encoded by the coding sequence TTGTTAGCAGCGTTACTTTATGGTCAAGAAGATTTACGCCTAGAGGAAGTTTCTGACCCCACTCCGGCGGCTGGCGAAGTTGTTATCCAGGTGGGGACAGCAACAACTTGTGGTACAGATTTGAAAGTCTGGCGGCGTGGTGGTCATGCCAGGATGCTGATACCGCCGACGCTGTTTGGTCATGAAGGTGCTGGGCGAATTGTTGCCTTGGGTACTGGGGTGACAAATTGGCAAGTAGGCGATCGCATCGTCGCTAATAATTCTGCCCCATGCATGAAATGCTTTTTTTGTCAACGTCAAGAATATTCCTTATGTCCAAATTTAACCTGGAATAATGGTACCTTTGCCCAATACCTAAAAATTCCCGCACCGATAGTAGAGCATAATATGTTGCAGATTCCCGATGAGTTGCCGTGGGAATTGGCAGCCATGACGGAACCTTTAGCTTGTGTGTTGCATGGTGTAGCGCGTTCTAATATTAAGCCCAAAGATAAAGTAGTCGTCTTAGGAGATGGGGCGATCGGGCTGATGTTTGTGGCGGCGTTGAGTGAGAAAGCTGAAGTTTTGCTGTGGGGAGGTAATAACCACAGACTAGAAATTGGTCAGAAATTGGGTGCAACCCAGACCTTTAATTATCATCAAATCCCGGATATTCCCAGTGTGGTGAAAGAATTTACCCAAGGATGGGGTGCAGATGTAGTAATTGAAGCCACTGGTGTCCCAAGTGTTTGGGAAACTGCGATCGCCTGCGCCCGTCCTGGTGCAACAGTCAACTTATTCGGTGGATGTCCACGGGATACCAGCATTACTGTGAATACAGAACAGCTACACTATAGCGAACTTACCATCAAAGGCGTGTTTCATAATACACCAGAGTACGTGCGATCGGCCCTTGCACTGATAGCTAGTCGTAAAATTCCCTTTGAGTTACTTATTAGCGAACAACGACCATTAAAAGATTTAGAACAGGTGTTTTCTGATATGAAGGCGCGTAAAGTAATTAAGGTAGCAATAATTCCTTAG
- a CDS encoding aminoglycoside phosphotransferase family protein, with translation MVLSLSSHNVIQYLQEAGLCSSEDGPSDKSELPGSSQNNFNLLVTLTDNRQLLVKQERNVNNNDGAPHELFQEWLFHQLLQQFPVLGNTSAIAPLVVHFDEENSILVRSYLNEYLELATLYHNNEIFPQEIASAIGTTLAGLHRATYNRREYRDFMATAPQGEFRYGFYNPAQGVGSIGPEIFGTVPTDALKFYVLYQQYESLESAIADLAYSWNPCCLTHNDLKLNNILVHSKWEQLDNCLIRLIDWEACSWGDPAFDLGTLLASYLGIWLKSLVVDPTIELEESLNLALTPLEILQPSIIALIRSYINAFPMILEYRSDFISRVIQFAGLALIHQIQEMITCRKHFNNVELCMLQVAKSLLVMPEQAVLTIFGISESEILNPVAKIHKFPQPVKEQQLLRIYYEKTRLRGC, from the coding sequence ATGGTATTATCACTGTCTTCTCATAACGTTATCCAGTATCTGCAAGAGGCGGGTCTGTGTAGCTCAGAAGATGGCCCATCAGACAAATCTGAGTTGCCAGGAAGTAGTCAGAACAATTTCAATTTACTAGTGACTTTAACAGATAATCGCCAACTGCTCGTAAAACAAGAACGTAACGTTAACAACAATGACGGCGCGCCTCATGAATTGTTTCAGGAGTGGCTGTTTCACCAATTGCTACAACAGTTTCCAGTTCTAGGTAATACTTCAGCCATCGCGCCATTGGTAGTGCATTTTGACGAAGAAAATTCGATTCTTGTCCGTAGCTACTTGAATGAATATCTAGAGCTTGCGACATTGTACCACAACAATGAGATTTTTCCACAAGAAATTGCTTCTGCCATCGGCACAACTTTGGCGGGACTGCATCGCGCCACCTACAACCGCCGAGAATATCGGGATTTTATGGCAACTGCTCCCCAAGGAGAGTTTCGCTACGGGTTTTACAATCCAGCTCAAGGGGTAGGGTCGATTGGGCCGGAGATTTTTGGGACTGTTCCCACGGATGCACTAAAATTCTATGTTCTCTATCAACAATACGAGAGTTTGGAATCTGCGATCGCAGATTTGGCATATAGCTGGAATCCTTGCTGTTTAACTCACAACGACCTGAAATTGAACAACATTTTGGTTCATTCCAAATGGGAGCAATTAGACAATTGTCTTATACGACTAATTGACTGGGAAGCTTGTTCTTGGGGAGACCCAGCCTTTGATTTAGGAACTTTACTGGCCAGCTATTTAGGAATTTGGCTCAAGAGTCTGGTAGTAGACCCCACCATTGAGTTAGAAGAATCTCTAAATTTGGCATTAACACCGTTAGAGATTTTACAACCTTCAATTATTGCCTTAATTAGGTCTTATATAAATGCTTTTCCAATGATTTTGGAATACCGCAGTGACTTTATTTCGCGCGTTATCCAGTTTGCGGGGCTGGCACTAATTCATCAAATTCAGGAGATGATTACGTGCCGGAAACACTTTAATAATGTTGAACTCTGTATGCTGCAAGTAGCTAAAAGTTTACTTGTAATGCCAGAGCAAGCTGTACTGACCATTTTTGGGATATCAGAGTCAGAAATCCTGAATCCTGTGGCAAAGATTCATAAATTTCCTCAGCCTGTGAAAGAGCAGCAGTTACTTCGGATTTATTACGAGAAAACTCGGCTACGTGGTTGTTAG
- a CDS encoding orange carotenoid protein N-terminal domain-containing protein yields MTASYDKTISQAQSNETQELVDKFNALDTDAKLAWFYFVYEKMGDSITPAAPAAAEPELAPLLLGDYFKLSDDQQLDIMRDIVNRKDTEYSRAYGAIKENNQLLVWYAWAVAMGDTVVGMPASYQASKAIKDLLSEIEGLDFEEQMSVFRTIAGEVGYTDVKPIATQAETGKTSSL; encoded by the coding sequence ATGACTGCAAGTTACGACAAAACTATTTCTCAAGCTCAGAGCAATGAAACTCAAGAATTGGTGGATAAGTTTAACGCCTTAGATACCGATGCCAAATTAGCCTGGTTCTATTTTGTTTATGAAAAAATGGGTGATTCGATCACGCCAGCTGCTCCTGCTGCGGCTGAACCAGAGTTAGCACCACTTCTGCTAGGAGATTATTTTAAATTATCCGATGACCAGCAGCTAGATATTATGCGGGATATCGTTAACCGCAAAGACACAGAATATTCCCGTGCTTATGGGGCTATAAAAGAAAATAACCAGCTGCTAGTTTGGTATGCTTGGGCAGTAGCTATGGGGGATACGGTGGTGGGAATGCCAGCTAGCTACCAGGCAAGTAAGGCAATTAAGGATCTGCTTTCCGAAATTGAAGGACTAGATTTTGAAGAGCAAATGTCAGTGTTTCGGACAATAGCTGGTGAAGTGGGTTACACCGATGTTAAACCGATCGCAACGCAAGCAGAAACTGGAAAAACATCAAGTTTGTAA
- a CDS encoding HAD-IA family hydrolase produces MTQKVIIFDFDGTIADTVDALVSIANRLAIDFGYRQISPEQLAFLKNLTSREIIKYSGVSLFQIPFLVKKVKGELKNKIPELKPILGIKEALTELQNQGYKLGIITSNSKENVTQFLTINDLNHLFDFIYSGITIFGKTTIINNVLRQKQLKPQEVIYVGDETRDIEASKKANIQVIAVTWGFNSPEVLAKQNPDYLIQQPSELLGVMNSR; encoded by the coding sequence ATGACCCAGAAAGTAATTATTTTTGATTTTGATGGCACAATTGCTGATACAGTAGATGCCCTTGTAAGTATTGCTAATCGTTTAGCTATAGACTTTGGTTATAGACAAATAAGCCCAGAACAATTAGCCTTCCTCAAGAACTTAACATCAAGGGAAATTATTAAGTACTCAGGAGTTTCTTTATTTCAGATCCCTTTTCTAGTTAAAAAAGTTAAAGGGGAATTAAAAAACAAAATTCCAGAATTAAAGCCCATTCTGGGTATTAAGGAAGCATTAACAGAACTCCAAAATCAAGGATATAAACTGGGTATTATTACTTCTAATTCTAAAGAAAATGTTACGCAATTCCTCACAATCAATGATTTAAATCATCTATTTGATTTTATTTACTCAGGAATTACAATTTTTGGCAAAACAACTATCATCAATAATGTCTTGAGGCAAAAGCAACTCAAACCTCAAGAAGTTATTTATGTTGGAGATGAAACCAGAGATATAGAAGCATCAAAAAAAGCAAATATCCAAGTGATTGCAGTTACTTGGGGCTTTAACTCACCGGAAGTACTAGCCAAGCAAAATCCAGATTATTTAATTCAGCAACCTAGCGAACTACTAGGAGTGATGAACAGTCGTTAA
- a CDS encoding HNH endonuclease signature motif containing protein, translating into MGVKDGTRQFVRERAKYLCEYCHSPERSSSDRFTIDHLIPQSLGGSDADDNLALACRRCNERRYNFTTGIDAQTQQEVALFNPRQQRWVDHFIWTGDGLKIIGKSATGRATCHRLDINDEFHNQGFIQESRQLWIQGGWHPPVDDPRL; encoded by the coding sequence GTGGGTGTTAAAGATGGCACTCGGCAGTTTGTGCGCGAAAGAGCTAAATATCTGTGTGAATATTGCCACTCTCCAGAACGCTCAAGTTCAGATCGCTTCACAATCGATCATCTCATTCCACAATCATTAGGTGGCTCAGATGCAGATGACAACTTAGCTCTAGCTTGTCGTCGCTGTAATGAGCGTCGTTACAACTTCACAACTGGCATTGATGCTCAAACTCAGCAAGAAGTCGCCTTATTCAATCCTCGTCAGCAACGGTGGGTAGATCACTTCATCTGGACAGGCGATGGACTAAAGATCATTGGCAAAAGTGCTACAGGTAGAGCAACTTGTCATCGACTAGATATCAATGATGAATTTCACAACCAAGGATTTATCCAAGAATCTAGGCAGTTATGGATACAAGGAGGGTGGCACCCACCTGTAGACGATCCTCGTCTTTGA
- a CDS encoding T3SS effector HopA1 family protein, whose amino-acid sequence MLNSSINQSLNSLFDIAQNIQIESNFCIYHPNYQPFALPTKIADRFQQNSVDLQQKYLTLLLRNFLYGIYYNGSLQSTLAVNIDNTNQPPKHNLADNSILEIDWDFYEQLHASNHGIGYFDPRWQVLRKEPDGTMAVTKGGLTLYVEPDCHLESSKKSTKVGDMVAIWMPKNRLQNGCYLAVSNVGQERQSNPDADLGAGRIYFNFTASGAIALMESLTLQLNAASIPFSFQVLHNPSAYGRYDSGLLYFELPDYPAIRTILQTVYIENQFHFQPEIPLFTKFLAPGLGLAEEPTQKFAAQESFGMNRCQIVANALLEAWQKGKNAMEERMRVIDQHFARHLIDLQRPYLNPSSEDIYKPLN is encoded by the coding sequence ATGCTAAATTCCTCTATCAATCAATCGCTAAATTCTCTATTTGATATTGCTCAAAATATCCAGATTGAGTCTAATTTTTGTATTTACCATCCCAATTATCAACCCTTCGCTCTGCCGACTAAAATAGCCGATAGATTTCAGCAAAATTCCGTAGATTTACAACAAAAGTATCTCACTCTTCTGCTGCGAAATTTTCTCTATGGAATCTATTACAATGGCTCCCTGCAAAGTACTTTGGCAGTCAATATTGATAATACCAATCAACCGCCAAAGCATAATTTAGCAGATAATTCCATTTTGGAGATTGACTGGGACTTTTACGAGCAACTGCACGCCAGTAATCACGGCATAGGTTACTTTGACCCTCGATGGCAGGTCTTACGGAAAGAACCTGATGGAACTATGGCTGTGACTAAAGGCGGTTTAACACTTTATGTTGAGCCAGATTGCCATCTAGAATCCAGTAAGAAATCTACCAAAGTTGGTGATATGGTAGCAATCTGGATGCCCAAAAATCGACTGCAAAATGGCTGTTACTTAGCAGTTAGCAATGTTGGACAGGAACGGCAAAGCAATCCAGACGCCGATTTAGGAGCAGGGCGAATCTACTTTAACTTTACGGCATCTGGTGCGATCGCTCTCATGGAAAGCTTGACACTGCAACTAAATGCAGCCTCGATTCCCTTTAGCTTTCAGGTTCTCCACAACCCCTCTGCATACGGACGCTATGATTCAGGGCTACTTTACTTTGAACTCCCCGACTATCCAGCAATCCGCACAATCCTTCAGACTGTTTATATCGAAAATCAATTTCATTTCCAGCCCGAAATTCCTTTGTTTACCAAATTTTTAGCTCCAGGGTTAGGTTTAGCCGAAGAACCAACCCAAAAATTTGCGGCACAAGAAAGTTTTGGGATGAACCGTTGCCAAATCGTTGCTAATGCTTTATTGGAAGCTTGGCAAAAAGGTAAAAATGCGATGGAGGAACGGATGAGGGTTATTGACCAACACTTTGCGCGGCATCTAATAGATTTACAGCGTCCTTATCTCAATCCCAGTTCTGAGGATATATATAAGCCGTTAAATTGA
- a CDS encoding glycosyltransferase family 4 protein — protein MKIAQVAPLWERVPPPNYGGIELVVSRLTDELVRRGHEVTLFASGDSQTLANLEAVYPRALRLDPNVKEYAVYEMLELSQVYQRADQFDIIHSHVGISALPLASLITATATVHTLHNNFTTDNRHAFSYYQKQPYISISNSQRQIDLNYVGTVYNGIELADYPFVVQPLEPSYLAFLGRFSPDKGPHHAIAIAKQSGWRLKMAGKVDAVNSEFFEQEIAPHIDGQQIEYLGEINHTEKTELLGNAAITLFPISWQEPFGLVMIESMATGTPVIAMNFGSVPEVIAHGKTGFICNSYAEMAAMIPLALKLNRQTCRKHVENNFSVSHMVNGYEAVYRQIIKDRIESNGRIHAAKIQF, from the coding sequence ATGAAAATCGCTCAGGTTGCCCCCTTATGGGAAAGGGTTCCACCTCCTAATTATGGAGGAATAGAACTGGTAGTGAGTCGCTTGACTGATGAACTTGTTCGTCGCGGTCATGAGGTAACTTTATTTGCCTCTGGTGATTCTCAAACTTTGGCTAACTTAGAAGCAGTTTATCCACGTGCATTACGCTTAGACCCAAATGTGAAAGAGTATGCAGTGTACGAAATGCTAGAACTAAGCCAAGTTTACCAGCGTGCCGACCAATTCGATATCATCCATTCTCATGTAGGGATTTCGGCGTTACCTTTAGCGAGTTTGATAACAGCAACTGCTACAGTCCACACCCTGCACAATAATTTTACAACTGATAACCGCCACGCATTTAGCTACTACCAAAAGCAACCATACATCAGCATTAGTAATTCGCAGCGTCAAATCGATCTCAATTATGTTGGCACGGTTTATAACGGAATTGAGCTAGCAGATTACCCATTTGTAGTCCAACCATTAGAACCTTCATATTTAGCGTTTTTAGGTCGTTTTTCGCCAGATAAAGGCCCGCACCATGCGATCGCCATTGCTAAACAAAGTGGTTGGCGCTTGAAGATGGCAGGGAAGGTTGATGCAGTAAACTCTGAGTTTTTTGAACAAGAGATTGCTCCCCACATAGATGGTCAGCAAATTGAATATCTCGGTGAAATTAACCACACTGAAAAAACTGAACTTCTGGGCAATGCTGCCATAACTCTTTTCCCCATTAGCTGGCAAGAACCTTTTGGTTTAGTAATGATTGAATCAATGGCAACTGGTACGCCAGTAATTGCCATGAATTTCGGCTCCGTACCTGAAGTTATTGCTCACGGAAAAACAGGTTTTATCTGCAATAGCTATGCAGAAATGGCGGCAATGATTCCACTAGCTTTGAAACTCAATCGTCAAACCTGTCGAAAACATGTAGAAAACAACTTTAGCGTTAGCCACATGGTTAACGGATATGAAGCTGTTTACAGACAAATTATTAAAGACCGCATAGAATCGAATGGCCGCATTCATGCAGCTAAAATTCAGTTTTAA
- a CDS encoding ABC transporter ATP-binding protein, with amino-acid sequence MANTISITDSLVPNPVPKSTIIRLENIFKIYGSGETEVKALNNVNLIIHEGEYCSIMGPSGSGKSTAMNIIGCLDRPTGGHYYLDNIDVAQMDDKSLAHIRNKKLGFVFQQFHLLPQLTALENVMLPMVYASVSPKERSDRATEALTRVGLANRLNNKPTQLSGGQQQRVAIARAIVNRPVVLLADEPTGALDSRTTQEVLDIFGELNASGITVVMVTHEPEVARQTQRIVWFRDGQVVHSNLTPADLSQLAVS; translated from the coding sequence ATGGCAAACACTATTTCAATTACCGATTCTCTAGTTCCTAATCCCGTCCCTAAATCAACAATTATTCGTTTGGAGAATATCTTTAAAATATATGGCAGTGGCGAAACTGAAGTTAAAGCACTTAACAATGTCAATTTGATTATCCACGAGGGCGAATATTGTTCAATTATGGGCCCATCTGGTTCAGGTAAATCCACAGCTATGAATATTATCGGCTGTCTAGACCGACCCACAGGCGGACATTATTACTTAGATAATATTGATGTGGCACAAATGGATGATAAATCTCTGGCACACATCCGTAATAAAAAGCTGGGTTTTGTCTTCCAACAATTCCATTTATTACCCCAACTCACAGCATTAGAAAATGTGATGCTACCAATGGTCTATGCTAGTGTGAGTCCGAAAGAAAGAAGCGATCGCGCCACGGAAGCTTTGACGCGAGTAGGTTTAGCAAATCGCCTTAACAACAAACCAACTCAACTATCTGGTGGACAACAACAAAGAGTAGCGATCGCGCGGGCGATCGTCAATCGTCCTGTAGTACTCCTCGCCGATGAACCCACAGGCGCACTTGATTCGCGCACAACCCAAGAAGTCTTAGATATTTTTGGCGAACTCAATGCCAGTGGAATCACAGTTGTCATGGTGACACATGAACCAGAAGTTGCCCGTCAAACCCAGCGCATCGTTTGGTTCCGTGATGGTCAAGTAGTACACTCCAACCTCACTCCAGCCGACTTGAGTCAGTTAGCTGTCTCGTAG
- the xth gene encoding exodeoxyribonuclease III, which yields MKIATWNVNSIRTRLEQVIDWLTLNPVDVLCLQETKVVDAEFPRSPFEQLGYNLYMSGQKSYNGVALISRQPLVNVSSGFRAILPDLHHEWDEQKRVITGVIDGVRIVNLYVPNGAAVGTEKYEYKLRWLTALHEYLRLLALSESAICVCGDFNIALEDKDIHEQVSTENHIMATETERQALRDILKLGFADAFRKFTTEGGNYSWWDYRSAAFRRNLGWRIDHHYLTPVLYERAISCVIDVAPRKLTQPSDHVLVIVEF from the coding sequence ATGAAAATCGCTACTTGGAACGTCAACTCAATTCGCACTCGCCTTGAACAGGTTATCGATTGGTTAACCCTAAATCCCGTTGATGTTCTCTGCTTGCAAGAAACCAAAGTTGTGGATGCGGAATTTCCGCGATCGCCTTTTGAGCAGTTAGGGTATAACCTTTATATGTCAGGGCAAAAATCTTATAACGGTGTAGCCCTGATTAGCCGCCAGCCACTCGTAAATGTCAGTAGCGGGTTTAGGGCGATTTTGCCAGATTTACACCACGAATGGGACGAGCAAAAGCGCGTGATTACTGGTGTAATTGATGGTGTGCGGATTGTAAACTTATATGTTCCTAATGGCGCAGCAGTAGGAACGGAGAAATACGAATACAAACTGCGTTGGTTAACAGCGCTACACGAGTATTTGCGATTGCTAGCGTTGTCAGAATCCGCAATTTGTGTGTGCGGCGACTTCAATATCGCCTTGGAAGATAAGGATATTCACGAGCAAGTGAGTACAGAAAATCACATTATGGCAACAGAAACAGAGCGCCAAGCCTTACGGGATATTCTGAAACTGGGATTTGCCGATGCTTTTCGCAAATTCACTACAGAAGGTGGAAATTATAGCTGGTGGGATTATCGCTCTGCCGCCTTCCGTCGTAACTTAGGTTGGCGAATTGACCATCACTATCTCACACCCGTGCTATATGAGCGTGCTATAAGTTGCGTTATCGATGTCGCACCCAGAAAGTTAACTCAACCTAGTGACCATGTGCTGGTAATTGTGGAATTTTGA